From one Lolium rigidum isolate FL_2022 chromosome 4, APGP_CSIRO_Lrig_0.1, whole genome shotgun sequence genomic stretch:
- the LOC124649555 gene encoding phospholipase A1-II 7-like: MAHTVAPMSSPKARAGSIATTWEKLQGSESWKGLLPSSDHPDSLDADLRASLIAYGELAEAAYDGLNAVKSSWDAGSPLYGHAGLLAASGVSHPEHYTVTKFLYATCDLRPWSGSSRSVSKALFVRQPKLSRAGPWWWQTNLIGYVAVATDDGVRALGRRDIVVAWRGSVKVSEFLKDGAFLYASAAEGLDLSADARFAGTNVHGGFLSVYKTNNPIENYRTSQTDIVIGTSARDEARDEVQRLVEKHRGEKTSITVTGHSLGAALAVLNAVDIVAHGINMPPASSKHLPTNPCPVTAILFACPQVGDDNFGRAFASLPQLRALHVKNAHDEVPNFPTGNFVDVATANLLIDTDRSPYLKPGTPLLTPIWYHNLQCYLHCLAGDQGTIKHFKLVVDRDIALVNKSTDRLREEYPVPAKWWVNANSYYKGKGVARFKLDYFEEEN, translated from the exons ATGGCACACACAGTCGCTCCCATGTCGTCGCCGAAGGCTAGAGCTGGAAGCATCGCCACCACGTGGGAAAAGCTCCAGGGTTCGGAGTCATGGAAGGGGCTCCTGCCCTCGAGCGACCACCCGGACTCGCTGGACGCCGACCTCCGTGCCTCCCTCATCGCCTACGGCGAGCTCGCGGAGGCCGCCTACGACGGGCTCAACGCCGTCAAGAGTTCGTGGGATGCTGGCTCGCCCCTGTACGGCCACGCcggcctgctggccgcctccggcgTGTCCCACCCGGAGCACTATACTGTGACCAAGTTCCTGTACGCGACCTGCGATCTGCGGCCGTGGTCGGGGTCGTCCAGGTCGGTAAGCAAGGCCTTGTTCGTGCGGCAACCCAAGCTGTCGCGGGCGGGGCCGTGGTGGTGGCAGACCAACTTGATCGGGTACGTGGCGGTGGCGACGGACGACGGTGTGAGAGCGCTGGGCCGGCGCGACATCGTCGTGGCCTGGCGCGGCTCCGTGAAGGTATCGGAGTTCTTGAAAGACGGTGCCTTTCTCTACGCGTCCGCCGCAGAGGGGCTTGACCTCTCGGCTGACGCCAGATTCGCCGGCACAAATGTGCACGGTGGCTTCCTATCCGTGTACAAGACAAACAACCCTATTGAGAACTACCGCACGTCGCAGACTGACATCGTTATAGGTACCAGCGCCAGAGATGAG GCGCGCGACGAAGTGCAGAGGCTAGTGGAGAAGCACAGGGGAGAGAAGACCAGCATCACCGTCACTGGCCACAGCCTTGGCGCCGCGCTCGCGGTCCTCAATGCCGTCGATATTGTGGCTCACGGCATCAACATGCCCCCTGCCTCCTCCAAGCACCTCCCCACCAATCCGTGCCCCGTTACGGCGATCCTGTTCGCGTGCCCGCAAGTCGGGGACGACAACTTTGGGCGTGCTTTCGCCTCCTTGCCCCAACTGCGGGCACTTCACGTGAAGAATGCACATGACGAAGTGCCAAATTTCCCAACGGGGAACTTTGTGGATGTGGCAACGGCTAATCTACTTATCGACACCGACAGGTCGCCCTACCTAAAACCCGGGACCCCTCTGCTAACGCCCATATGGTACCACAACCTCCAGTGCTACCTGCACTGCCTCGCCGGAGACCAGGGTACAATAAAGCACTTCAAGCTTGTGGTGGACCGCGACATTGCATTGGTGAACAAGAGTACTGACAGACTGAGAGAAGAGTACCCAGTACCGGCGAAATGGTGGGTAAATGCTAATAGCTACTACAAGGGCAAGGGCGTTGCTCGCTTTAAGCTGGACTACTTCGAGGAAGAAAATTAA